One genomic segment of Amycolatopsis sp. WQ 127309 includes these proteins:
- a CDS encoding YbaB/EbfC family nucleoid-associated protein: MKDQMDTLLENFERQTAQLRDAQAAAAETTAHVTSPDGLVRATIDAGGSLAKLEFAPNAFERTTPAQLANTVQTLVRQGSLQVKQKIADLMAPITEGLPDLADLVDGAPSLAGLVPPIPDFAEEAPEPPRPESFEDDGSILRNDQPPAPAPAPQRVRPPRADEDEEPPSSWMTRGD, encoded by the coding sequence ATGAAGGACCAGATGGACACCCTCCTGGAGAACTTCGAGCGGCAGACGGCGCAGCTGCGTGACGCCCAGGCCGCGGCGGCGGAGACGACCGCGCACGTGACGTCCCCCGACGGCCTGGTCCGCGCGACCATCGACGCCGGCGGCAGCCTCGCGAAGCTCGAGTTCGCACCGAACGCGTTCGAGCGCACGACCCCCGCGCAGCTCGCGAACACCGTCCAGACCCTGGTGCGTCAGGGATCGCTGCAGGTCAAGCAGAAGATCGCGGACCTGATGGCGCCGATCACCGAAGGTTTGCCCGACCTCGCCGACCTGGTCGACGGCGCGCCGTCGCTGGCCGGGCTGGTGCCGCCGATCCCGGACTTCGCCGAGGAAGCTCCCGAGCCGCCGCGTCCCGAATCCTTCGAAGACGACGGCTCGATCCTGCGCAACGACCAGCCGCCGGCGCCTGCGCCCGCACCCCAGCGTGTCCGCCCGCCGCGTGCGGACGAGGACGAGGAGCCGCCGTCGTCCTGGATGACGAGGGGCGACTGA
- a CDS encoding WXG100 family type VII secretion target — protein MPDGGAGFTAEPDAVLRASTGLVTAADGLDNALKALQGALSAQGECWGGDDSGKEFAKDYVPGAQGAVEGFTNLVQGLRGMQQNVDKSMKALTGADQDVTSQLGKGQ, from the coding sequence ATGCCGGACGGGGGAGCCGGCTTCACCGCGGAGCCGGACGCGGTGCTGCGCGCGTCGACCGGCCTGGTCACGGCCGCCGACGGGCTCGACAACGCGCTGAAGGCGTTGCAGGGCGCGCTGTCCGCGCAGGGCGAGTGCTGGGGCGGCGACGACTCCGGCAAGGAGTTCGCGAAGGACTACGTGCCGGGCGCGCAGGGTGCCGTCGAGGGCTTCACCAACCTCGTGCAGGGGTTGCGCGGGATGCAGCAGAACGTCGACAAGTCGATGAAGGCCCTGACGGGCGCCGACCAAGACGTGACGTCCCAGCTCGGCAAGGGGCAATGA